In Streptomyces sp. DG2A-72, one genomic interval encodes:
- the dacB gene encoding D-alanyl-D-alanine carboxypeptidase/D-alanyl-D-alanine-endopeptidase — protein sequence MVVPEQRPWRVAKPHVVRIANAVRPRLARAADAVRPRVARATAAVRPRVTRLARAAKPQVARGTGLKTWQYTTGAAIAGLALAAFVVTAAGPWDSTGQRTAERDRAAAQESTGGADHGRNSGTTATAPRPAPSAASVLTGLGGTANTVKSAPNGRALAAVLDPLLKDAALGSRHTAAVVDVATGKQLYASGAGEALTPASTTKIATAVAALSAMGADHRLTTRAALEPDTKELVLVGGGDPTLTAREDAEGWASLRTLADRTAAALKKRGLREVTLSYDTTLYAGPELHSIGENPNLALVSALMADEARTDDSTSGQVERVPDPAADATRMFADFLKDHGIKTTAPGPSKATGRADTLATVQSPPLSALVERMLTNSDNDIAEALARQTAIATGEEASFDGAGRAIQARLKKLGLPVAGAHFKDGSGLSRDDRLTVGLLTGLLAKSADPAHPELRPALTGLPVAGFTGTLTSRYTDGAAGVVRAKTGTLTGVNALAGTVVDQDGHLLAFAFLASDTTDAGAAQSVLDRTATALASCGCR from the coding sequence GTGGTCGTGCCAGAGCAGAGGCCGTGGCGGGTCGCGAAACCGCATGTGGTGCGGATCGCGAACGCCGTACGACCGCGTCTCGCACGAGCAGCGGACGCCGTACGACCGCGCGTCGCACGGGCCACGGCAGCCGTGCGGCCGCGGGTCACACGGCTGGCCCGGGCCGCGAAACCGCAGGTCGCGCGGGGTACGGGGCTGAAGACCTGGCAGTACACCACCGGTGCCGCCATCGCCGGACTGGCCCTGGCCGCCTTTGTGGTGACCGCGGCCGGCCCCTGGGACTCCACCGGTCAGCGTACGGCCGAGCGGGACCGGGCAGCCGCCCAGGAGTCCACGGGTGGCGCAGATCACGGTCGTAATTCCGGTACGACAGCCACGGCACCCCGGCCCGCCCCCAGCGCCGCGTCCGTGCTCACCGGCCTCGGCGGTACCGCCAACACGGTGAAGTCCGCGCCGAACGGCAGGGCCCTCGCCGCCGTCCTCGACCCCCTGCTGAAGGACGCCGCACTCGGCTCCCGGCACACCGCCGCGGTCGTCGACGTCGCCACCGGCAAGCAGCTGTACGCCTCCGGCGCCGGCGAAGCGCTGACCCCCGCCTCCACCACGAAGATCGCCACCGCGGTCGCCGCCCTCTCCGCGATGGGCGCCGACCACCGCCTCACCACCCGCGCCGCCCTCGAACCCGACACCAAGGAACTCGTCCTCGTCGGCGGCGGCGACCCCACCCTCACGGCCCGCGAGGACGCCGAGGGCTGGGCTAGCCTGCGCACTCTGGCCGACAGGACGGCCGCGGCCCTGAAGAAGCGCGGGCTGCGCGAGGTGACGCTCTCCTACGACACCACGCTGTACGCCGGTCCCGAACTCCACTCCATCGGCGAGAACCCCAACCTCGCCCTCGTCAGCGCCCTGATGGCCGACGAGGCCCGCACGGACGACTCGACGAGCGGCCAGGTCGAGCGGGTGCCGGACCCGGCGGCGGACGCGACCCGCATGTTCGCGGACTTCCTGAAGGATCACGGCATCAAGACGACCGCGCCCGGCCCCTCCAAGGCGACGGGCCGCGCCGACACCCTCGCCACGGTGCAGTCGCCCCCGCTGTCCGCCCTGGTCGAACGCATGCTGACCAACAGCGACAACGACATCGCCGAGGCCCTGGCCCGCCAGACCGCCATCGCCACGGGCGAGGAGGCCAGCTTCGACGGCGCGGGCAGGGCGATCCAGGCCCGGCTGAAGAAGCTCGGACTCCCCGTGGCGGGTGCGCACTTCAAGGACGGCAGCGGCCTGAGCCGCGACGACCGCCTCACCGTCGGCCTCCTCACCGGCCTCCTGGCGAAGTCCGCCGACCCCGCCCACCCCGAACTCCGCCCCGCCCTCACCGGCCTCCCCGTAGCAGGCTTCACCGGCACCCTGACCAGCCGCTACACCGACGGCGCGGCAGGCGTCGTACGAGCCAAGACCGGCACCCTGACCGGCGTGAACGCCCTGGCGGGAACGGTGGTCGACCAGGACGGACACCTGCTGGCGTTCGCCTTCCTGGCATCGGACACGACCGATGCGGGGGCGGCGCAATCGGTCCTCGACAGGACGGCGACGGCACTGGCGTCGTGCGGCTGTCGGTGA
- a CDS encoding zinc-dependent metalloprotease — protein MTSIGGAEMVDWNLAVATATRLVRPGPEVSRDEARAVVAELRRHAKASEQHVRGFTRMGTDDAHDTPVLVVDRPGWVRANVAGFREILKPLLDKMQERRSSTPGGAVLGAVGGKVTGVELGMLLSFLASRVLGQYETFAPATRELPAGENGGGRLLLVAPNIVHVERELDVQPHDFRLWVCLHEETHRTQFTAVPWLRDHLEGEIQSFLGETDVDPMTVLERIREAAQSLAGGRPEGEEDDGGRSLVEIVQTPAQREILGRLTAVMSLLEGHADFVMDGVGPAVVPSVAEIREKFQQRRAKGASRLDVALRKLLGLDAKLRQYRDGERFVRAVVDEVGMDGFNRVWTSPNTLPTKVEIAKPADWIARVHRKAES, from the coding sequence ATGACGAGCATCGGTGGTGCCGAGATGGTCGACTGGAATCTCGCGGTGGCGACCGCGACCCGGCTGGTAAGGCCGGGCCCCGAGGTGAGCCGCGACGAGGCCAGGGCTGTCGTCGCAGAGCTGCGCCGGCATGCCAAAGCCTCCGAGCAACACGTCCGGGGCTTCACCCGAATGGGCACGGACGACGCCCATGACACCCCCGTACTCGTCGTCGACCGCCCCGGCTGGGTTCGGGCGAACGTCGCCGGGTTCCGGGAGATCCTCAAGCCGCTGCTCGACAAGATGCAGGAGCGGCGCAGCAGCACCCCAGGCGGAGCGGTCCTCGGCGCCGTCGGCGGCAAGGTCACCGGTGTCGAACTGGGCATGCTGCTGTCCTTCCTGGCCTCCCGCGTCCTCGGCCAGTACGAGACATTCGCCCCGGCCACCCGCGAACTCCCGGCGGGGGAGAACGGCGGCGGCAGGCTGCTGCTCGTCGCGCCGAACATCGTGCACGTGGAACGCGAACTCGACGTACAGCCGCACGACTTCCGGCTCTGGGTGTGCCTGCACGAGGAGACGCACCGCACGCAGTTCACGGCCGTGCCCTGGCTCCGGGACCACCTGGAGGGCGAAATCCAGTCGTTCTTGGGGGAGACCGACGTCGACCCCATGACCGTCCTGGAGCGCATCCGGGAAGCCGCACAGTCCCTCGCGGGCGGACGCCCCGAGGGCGAGGAGGACGACGGCGGCCGCTCCCTCGTGGAGATCGTGCAGACCCCGGCCCAGCGGGAGATCCTCGGCCGCCTCACCGCCGTGATGTCCCTGCTGGAGGGACACGCCGACTTCGTCATGGACGGCGTCGGCCCGGCCGTCGTGCCGTCCGTCGCCGAGATCCGCGAGAAGTTCCAGCAGCGCCGCGCCAAGGGCGCCTCCCGACTGGACGTGGCCCTGCGCAAGCTGCTGGGCCTGGACGCCAAACTCAGGCAGTACCGGGACGGCGAACGCTTCGTACGCGCCGTCGTCGACGAGGTCGGCATGGACGGCTTCAACCGCGTATGGACCTCCCCGAACACACTGCCGACCAAGGTGGAGATCGCCAAACCGGCGGACTGGATCGCGCGGGTGCATCGCAAGGCCGAGTCGTGA
- the tilS gene encoding tRNA lysidine(34) synthetase TilS: protein MGPHPAVAAIRLAVRRVLHDILNEHGHPTTETAYERPSSPLVLVACSGGADSVALASALAFEAPKLGIRAGGVTIDHGLQPGSEVRAAEVVLRLTELGLDPVESVAVRVGREGGPEAAARDARYAALDAVAVRHGVDAVLLGHTRDDQAETVLLGLARGSGIRSLSGMAAVSGGPGATRRYRRPFLHLDRQTARKACMVQSLPVWDDPHNADPAYTRSRLRHEGLPALEKALGKGVVEALARTAQLSRDDADALDAWASQAEATVRDTAGRLECAKLYALPPAVRRRILRRAAIEAGAPAGSLFARHIEEVDRLITGWRGQGAINLPGKVVAQRQGGRLVIRQG from the coding sequence ATGGGTCCCCATCCTGCGGTCGCGGCGATACGCCTGGCGGTTCGCCGCGTCCTCCACGACATCCTCAACGAACACGGCCACCCCACCACCGAGACCGCGTACGAGCGCCCGTCCTCGCCGCTCGTGCTCGTGGCGTGCTCCGGCGGCGCCGACTCCGTGGCCCTCGCCTCCGCCCTCGCCTTCGAGGCCCCCAAACTCGGCATCCGCGCGGGCGGCGTCACCATCGACCACGGCTTGCAGCCCGGCTCCGAGGTGCGCGCCGCAGAAGTCGTCCTGCGCCTCACCGAACTCGGCCTGGACCCGGTCGAGTCCGTCGCCGTGCGCGTCGGCCGCGAGGGAGGGCCCGAAGCCGCCGCCCGCGACGCCCGGTACGCCGCCCTCGACGCCGTCGCCGTCCGCCACGGCGTCGATGCCGTCCTGCTCGGCCACACCCGCGACGACCAGGCCGAAACCGTCCTCCTCGGCCTCGCACGCGGCTCCGGCATCCGCTCCCTGTCCGGAATGGCCGCTGTTTCCGGGGGTCCGGGGGCCACCCGCCGTTACCGGCGGCCCTTCCTCCACCTCGACCGGCAGACCGCCCGCAAGGCCTGCATGGTCCAGTCCCTCCCCGTCTGGGACGACCCCCACAACGCCGACCCGGCCTACACCCGCTCCCGGCTGCGCCACGAGGGCCTGCCCGCCCTGGAGAAAGCGCTCGGCAAAGGCGTCGTCGAAGCCCTCGCCCGCACCGCCCAGCTCTCCCGCGACGACGCCGACGCCCTCGACGCCTGGGCCAGCCAGGCCGAGGCCACCGTCCGGGACACCGCGGGCCGCCTGGAGTGCGCGAAGCTCTACGCCCTGCCGCCCGCCGTACGCCGCCGGATCCTGCGCCGCGCCGCCATCGAGGCAGGCGCCCCCGCCGGTTCGCTCTTCGCCCGCCACATCGAGGAAGTCGACCGGCTGATCACCGGCTGGCGCGGCCAGGGGGCCATCAATCTCCCGGGCAAAGTCGTCGCCCAGCGGCAGGGTGGCAGACTGGTGATTCGGCAAGGCTGA
- the hpt gene encoding hypoxanthine phosphoribosyltransferase — translation MRVDAKDMGADLRSVLITKEEIDAKLAELAAKIDAEYAGKDLLIVGVLKGAVMVMADLARALSTPLTMDWMAVSSYGAGTQSSGVVRILKDLDTDIKGKHVLIVEDIIDSGLTLSWLISNLGSREPESLKICTLLRKPEAAKVAIDVEWVGFDIPNEFVVGYGLDYAEKYRNLPFVGTLAPHVYGG, via the coding sequence ATGCGGGTGGACGCGAAAGACATGGGTGCCGACCTCAGGTCGGTACTCATCACCAAGGAAGAGATCGACGCGAAGCTGGCCGAGCTGGCCGCGAAGATCGACGCGGAGTACGCGGGCAAGGACCTGCTGATCGTCGGCGTCCTCAAGGGCGCGGTGATGGTCATGGCGGACCTGGCGCGTGCGCTGTCCACCCCGCTCACGATGGACTGGATGGCCGTCTCCTCGTACGGCGCGGGCACCCAGTCCTCCGGTGTCGTACGGATCCTCAAGGACCTCGACACCGACATCAAGGGCAAGCACGTCCTCATCGTCGAGGACATCATCGACTCCGGCCTGACCCTGTCCTGGCTGATCTCCAACCTCGGCTCCCGCGAGCCCGAGTCCCTGAAGATCTGCACCCTGCTCCGCAAGCCCGAAGCCGCCAAGGTCGCCATCGACGTCGAGTGGGTCGGCTTCGACATCCCCAACGAGTTCGTCGTCGGCTACGGTCTCGACTACGCCGAGAAGTACCGCAACCTCCCGTTCGTCGGTACGCTCGCGCCTCACGTCTACGGCGGCTGA
- the ftsH gene encoding ATP-dependent zinc metalloprotease FtsH — MDVKRYFRGPVMWIVLAVLAVVVLMQVVGSSGGYKTVDTGQVVQAINENKVEAAKLTTGDEQTIKVTLKDGQKIEGSSKIQASYIGDQGVTIAGTLQQKYQDKQITDGYTVSPSKQNPFVGILLSLLPFVLIVVVFLFLMNQMQGGGSRVMNFGKSKAKLITKDTPKTTFSDVAGSDEAVEELQEIKEFLQEPAKFQAVGAKIPKGVLLYGPPGTGKTLLARAVAGEAGVPFYSISGSDFVEMFVGVGASRVRDLFEQAKANAPAIVFVDEIDAVGRHRGAGLGGGHDEREQTLNQLLVEMDGFDVKGGVILIAATNRPDILDPALLRPGRFDRQIAVDRPDMQGRLEILKVHQKGKPVAPDVDLSAVARRTPGFTGADLSNVLNEAALLTARSDKKLIDNHFLDEAIDRVVAGPQKRTRIMSDKEKKITAYHEGGHALVAAASPNSDPVHKITILSRGRALGYTMVLPDEDKYSTTRNEMLDQLAYMLGGRAAEELVFHDPTTGAANDIEKATATARAMVTQYGMTERLGAIKFGGDNSEPFLGREMAHQRDYSEEVAALVDEEVKKLIETAHNEAWEILVENRDVLDNLVLALLEKETLNKEQIAEIFAPIVKRPPRPAWTGSSRRTPSTRPPVLSPKELALTNGANGATPAITTAKATTSAEPVPEPAPEERPEG, encoded by the coding sequence ATGGACGTGAAGCGATACTTCCGTGGGCCGGTCATGTGGATCGTGCTGGCCGTCCTTGCCGTGGTCGTGTTGATGCAGGTCGTCGGCTCGTCCGGCGGCTACAAGACGGTGGACACCGGCCAGGTCGTCCAGGCGATCAATGAGAACAAGGTCGAAGCGGCCAAGCTGACCACCGGCGACGAGCAGACCATCAAGGTCACGCTCAAGGACGGCCAGAAGATCGAGGGCAGCTCGAAGATCCAGGCGAGCTATATCGGCGACCAGGGCGTGACCATCGCCGGCACGCTGCAGCAGAAGTACCAGGACAAGCAGATCACGGACGGCTACACAGTCTCGCCGTCCAAGCAGAACCCGTTCGTCGGGATCCTGCTCTCCCTGCTCCCCTTCGTCCTCATCGTGGTCGTTTTCCTGTTCCTGATGAATCAGATGCAGGGCGGCGGCTCCCGAGTGATGAACTTCGGGAAGTCCAAGGCGAAGCTCATCACCAAGGACACCCCGAAGACGACGTTCTCGGACGTCGCCGGCTCGGACGAGGCCGTCGAGGAGCTCCAGGAGATCAAGGAATTCCTCCAGGAACCGGCGAAGTTCCAGGCCGTGGGCGCCAAGATCCCCAAGGGCGTACTGCTCTACGGGCCTCCTGGCACCGGCAAGACGCTGCTTGCGCGCGCCGTCGCGGGCGAGGCAGGCGTGCCCTTCTACTCGATCTCCGGTTCCGACTTCGTCGAGATGTTCGTCGGTGTCGGTGCCTCCCGAGTCCGTGACCTGTTCGAGCAGGCCAAGGCGAACGCCCCGGCGATCGTCTTCGTCGACGAGATCGACGCGGTCGGCCGCCACCGCGGCGCCGGCCTCGGCGGCGGTCACGACGAGCGCGAGCAGACCCTCAACCAGCTGCTCGTCGAGATGGACGGCTTCGACGTCAAGGGCGGCGTGATTCTCATCGCCGCGACGAACCGGCCCGACATCCTCGACCCGGCCCTTCTGCGCCCCGGCCGTTTCGACCGCCAGATCGCGGTCGACCGCCCGGACATGCAGGGCCGTCTGGAGATCCTCAAGGTTCACCAGAAGGGCAAGCCGGTCGCTCCGGACGTGGACCTGTCGGCGGTCGCGCGCCGCACGCCGGGCTTCACGGGTGCGGATCTGTCGAACGTGCTGAACGAAGCCGCGCTCCTCACCGCGCGCAGCGACAAGAAGCTGATCGACAACCACTTCCTGGACGAAGCCATCGACCGCGTCGTGGCGGGCCCGCAGAAGCGGACCCGGATCATGTCGGACAAGGAAAAGAAGATCACCGCGTACCACGAGGGCGGCCACGCCCTGGTCGCGGCGGCTTCCCCGAACTCCGATCCGGTCCACAAGATCACGATCCTGTCGAGAGGCCGCGCCCTCGGCTACACGATGGTCCTGCCGGACGAGGACAAGTACTCCACCACCCGCAACGAGATGCTGGACCAGCTGGCCTACATGCTGGGCGGCCGGGCGGCGGAGGAACTGGTCTTCCACGACCCGACGACGGGCGCTGCGAACGACATCGAGAAGGCCACCGCAACGGCCCGCGCGATGGTCACGCAGTACGGCATGACCGAGCGTCTCGGCGCGATCAAGTTCGGCGGCGACAACAGCGAGCCCTTCCTCGGACGTGAGATGGCTCACCAGCGCGACTACTCGGAAGAGGTCGCCGCGCTCGTCGACGAAGAGGTCAAGAAGCTCATCGAGACCGCGCACAACGAGGCCTGGGAGATCCTGGTCGAGAACCGCGACGTCCTGGACAACCTGGTCCTCGCGCTGCTCGAGAAGGAGACGCTGAACAAGGAGCAGATCGCCGAGATCTTCGCCCCCATCGTCAAGCGCCCGCCGCGCCCTGCCTGGACCGGCTCGTCCCGTCGCACCCCGTCCACCCGCCCGCCGGTGCTCTCCCCCAAGGAGCTGGCACTGACGAACGGAGCCAACGGCGCGACCCCGGCGATCACCACCGCCAAGGCCACCACCTCGGCGGAGCCCGTCCCGGAACCGGCCCCCGAGGAGCGTCCGGAAGGCTGA
- the folE gene encoding GTP cyclohydrolase I FolE, with protein MTDPVTLDGEGSIGEFDEKRAENAVRELLIAVGEDPDREGLRETPGRVARAYHELLAGLWQEPEDVLTTTFDLGHDEMVLVKDIEIVSLCEHHLLPFHGVAHVGYIPAETGKITGLSKLARLVEVFARRPQVQERLTTQIADSLMRILEARGAIVVIEAEHMCMSVRGIRKPGAKTTTSAVRGQLRDATTRAEAMSLILAR; from the coding sequence ATGACCGACCCCGTGACGCTGGACGGCGAGGGCTCCATCGGCGAGTTCGACGAGAAGCGCGCCGAGAACGCCGTGCGCGAACTGCTGATCGCGGTCGGCGAGGACCCGGACCGGGAGGGGCTCAGGGAGACGCCGGGGCGGGTGGCTCGGGCATATCACGAGCTTCTGGCCGGGCTGTGGCAGGAGCCCGAGGACGTTCTGACGACGACGTTCGATCTGGGGCACGATGAGATGGTCCTGGTGAAGGACATTGAGATCGTCAGCCTCTGTGAACATCATTTGCTGCCGTTCCATGGTGTAGCTCACGTCGGCTACATTCCGGCTGAAACGGGCAAGATCACCGGCCTTTCGAAGCTTGCGCGCCTCGTTGAGGTGTTCGCCCGCCGCCCTCAGGTGCAGGAACGACTCACCACACAGATCGCCGACTCGCTCATGCGGATTCTTGAGGCGCGGGGTGCGATCGTCGTCATCGAGGCCGAGCACATGTGCATGTCGGTGCGCGGCATTCGCAAGCCGGGTGCCAAGACGACCACGTCGGCGGTGCGTGGGCAGCTTCGGGATGCCACGACCCGTGCCGAGGCAATGAGCCTGATACTGGCGCGCTGA
- a CDS encoding DUF3180 domain-containing protein: MRELHIRVLAGVFVVAGVLSWAGARLWNSIGTLPSVPLAAPIVLAVIAAVLLATALSLRARLKAQRERRPEAKGVDPLMAARAVVFGQASALVAALVAGMYGGTGVFLLESLDIPARRDQAIYAGFSVVAGIAVIAAAIFLERVCKLPQDDDDHTPGAASAA; this comes from the coding sequence GTGAGAGAGCTGCACATCAGGGTGCTGGCCGGCGTTTTCGTCGTCGCCGGCGTCCTGTCCTGGGCGGGCGCCCGCCTCTGGAACTCGATCGGGACGCTCCCCAGCGTCCCGCTGGCCGCGCCCATCGTGCTGGCCGTGATCGCCGCGGTCCTCCTCGCCACGGCGCTCTCGCTGCGCGCCCGCCTCAAGGCCCAGCGCGAGCGCCGCCCCGAGGCCAAGGGCGTCGACCCCCTCATGGCGGCCCGAGCGGTCGTCTTCGGCCAGGCCAGCGCACTGGTCGCCGCCCTCGTCGCCGGCATGTACGGCGGCACCGGCGTCTTCCTCCTGGAATCCCTCGACATCCCCGCCCGCCGCGACCAGGCCATCTACGCCGGCTTCTCGGTCGTGGCCGGTATCGCCGTCATAGCGGCAGCCATCTTCCTGGAGCGGGTCTGCAAACTCCCACAGGACGACGACGACCACACCCCAGGGGCGGCTTCCGCGGCGTGA
- the folK gene encoding 2-amino-4-hydroxy-6-hydroxymethyldihydropteridine diphosphokinase — MTASFTEGHSDPTVQPVPASVVEKVDAADTTLQNPKRAVISLGANLGNRLETLQGAIDALEDTPGVRIRSVSPVYETEPWGVEPGSQPSYFNAVVVLKTTLPPSSLLERAHAVEEAFHRVRDEHWGARTLDVDIVAYAEVVSDDPQLTLPHPRAHERAFVLAPWHDLEPGAQLPGRGAVADLLDNVTREGVAARKDLELRLPE; from the coding sequence ATGACCGCATCGTTCACCGAGGGTCACAGCGACCCGACCGTACAGCCGGTACCCGCCTCCGTCGTCGAGAAGGTCGACGCCGCCGACACCACCCTGCAGAATCCCAAACGGGCCGTGATCTCCCTCGGCGCCAACCTCGGCAACCGCCTGGAGACCCTCCAGGGCGCCATCGACGCCCTCGAGGACACCCCCGGCGTCCGCATCAGGTCGGTCTCGCCGGTGTACGAGACGGAGCCATGGGGCGTGGAACCCGGCAGCCAGCCCTCGTACTTCAACGCGGTCGTGGTCCTGAAGACCACCCTCCCCCCGTCCTCGCTTCTGGAGCGGGCGCACGCGGTCGAGGAGGCCTTCCACCGCGTCCGGGACGAGCACTGGGGCGCACGCACCCTCGACGTCGACATCGTCGCGTACGCCGAAGTCGTCTCCGACGACCCCCAGCTCACCCTCCCCCACCCGCGCGCCCATGAACGCGCCTTCGTCCTGGCCCCCTGGCACGACCTGGAGCCGGGCGCCCAGCTCCCCGGCCGCGGCGCGGTCGCCGACCTCCTCGACAACGTCACCCGAGAAGGCGTCGCAGCCCGCAAGGACCTGGAACTCCGGCTGCCTGAATAG
- the folB gene encoding dihydroneopterin aldolase has product MDRVALRGLKARGHHGVFPREREEGQTFIVDLVLGLDTRPAAADDDLAKTVHYGIVAEEVVSVVEGEPVNLIETLAERIAQVCLKHEGVAEAEVCVHKPDAPITVPFDDVTVTITRSRV; this is encoded by the coding sequence GTGGATCGTGTCGCGCTGCGCGGCCTCAAGGCCCGCGGGCACCACGGTGTGTTCCCCAGGGAGCGCGAAGAGGGCCAGACGTTCATCGTGGACCTCGTCCTGGGCCTGGACACCCGGCCGGCCGCCGCCGACGACGACCTGGCGAAGACCGTGCACTACGGCATCGTGGCGGAGGAGGTCGTGTCCGTCGTCGAGGGCGAGCCCGTCAACCTCATCGAAACGCTCGCCGAGCGCATCGCCCAGGTCTGTCTGAAGCACGAAGGGGTCGCGGAGGCCGAGGTCTGCGTCCACAAACCGGACGCGCCGATCACGGTCCCCTTCGACGACGTGACCGTCACCATCACCCGGAGCCGAGTATGA
- a CDS encoding nuclear transport factor 2 family protein, with protein sequence MSAPHTDVEQVELANTAFYEAMERGDFEELSSLWLTPSDLGVDETYHDPADSGVISCVHPGWPVLTGRGEVLRSYALIMANTDYIQFFLTDVHVSVTGDTALVTCTENILSGGPAPEGDEELGPLVGQLVVASNVFRRTPAGWKLWSHHASPVLAETDEEEGDDTPA encoded by the coding sequence GTGAGCGCCCCCCACACCGACGTCGAGCAGGTCGAGCTCGCCAACACCGCCTTCTACGAAGCGATGGAGCGCGGCGACTTCGAAGAGCTGTCCTCGCTCTGGCTCACCCCGTCCGACCTGGGCGTCGACGAGACCTACCACGACCCGGCGGACTCCGGCGTGATCTCCTGCGTGCACCCCGGCTGGCCGGTACTGACCGGCCGCGGCGAGGTCCTGCGCTCGTACGCGCTGATCATGGCGAACACCGACTACATCCAGTTCTTCCTCACCGATGTGCACGTCTCCGTCACCGGCGACACCGCCCTGGTGACCTGCACCGAGAACATCCTCAGCGGCGGCCCCGCCCCCGAGGGGGACGAGGAACTCGGCCCCCTGGTCGGACAGCTCGTCGTCGCCTCGAACGTGTTCCGCCGAACACCCGCCGGCTGGAAGCTCTGGTCGCACCACGCCTCCCCGGTTCTGGCCGAAACCGACGAGGAGGAAGGCGACGACACACCCGCCTGA
- the folP gene encoding dihydropteroate synthase codes for MSKQSGRGHVAGLPEWDRCAVMGVVNVTPDSFSDGGRWFDTTAAVKHGLALVTEGADLIDVGGESTRPGATRVDEAEELRRVIPVVRELASEGVTVSVDTMRASVAQQSLAAGAALVNDVSGGLADPAMIPVVAEAGAPFVVMHWRGFLEGSTVKGVYADVVTEVLDELHARVDAVLAGGIAPDRIVVDPGLGFSKGAEHDLILLAHLDRLHALGHPLLVAASRKRFLGRVLAGPEGAPPPARERDAATAAVSALAAHAGAWAVRVHEVRATADAVRVARAVEGARTPGAEGARGAEGAR; via the coding sequence ATGAGCAAGCAGAGCGGACGCGGGCACGTCGCCGGTCTTCCTGAGTGGGACCGCTGCGCGGTCATGGGAGTCGTGAACGTCACCCCCGATTCCTTCTCCGACGGCGGCCGCTGGTTCGACACGACGGCCGCCGTGAAACACGGCCTCGCCCTGGTCACCGAGGGAGCGGACCTCATCGACGTCGGCGGCGAGTCCACCCGCCCCGGCGCCACCCGCGTCGACGAGGCGGAGGAACTCAGGCGCGTCATCCCCGTCGTACGCGAGCTCGCCTCCGAAGGCGTCACCGTCTCCGTGGACACCATGCGCGCCTCCGTCGCCCAGCAGTCCCTCGCGGCCGGCGCCGCCCTCGTCAACGACGTCAGCGGCGGCCTCGCCGACCCCGCGATGATCCCCGTCGTCGCGGAAGCGGGCGCCCCCTTCGTCGTCATGCACTGGCGCGGCTTCCTGGAGGGCAGCACCGTCAAGGGCGTCTACGCCGACGTCGTCACCGAAGTCCTCGACGAACTCCACGCGCGCGTGGACGCCGTCCTGGCGGGCGGCATCGCCCCCGACCGCATCGTCGTCGACCCCGGCCTCGGCTTCTCCAAGGGGGCCGAACACGATCTGATCCTCCTCGCCCACCTCGACCGCCTGCACGCCCTGGGCCATCCCCTGCTCGTCGCCGCCTCCCGCAAGCGCTTCCTCGGCCGCGTCCTGGCCGGACCGGAGGGCGCACCCCCGCCCGCACGCGAGCGCGACGCCGCCACGGCAGCCGTCTCCGCACTCGCGGCGCACGCCGGCGCATGGGCGGTCCGCGTACACGAGGTGCGCGCCACGGCGGACGCCGTACGAGTCGCGCGCGCCGTGGAGGGAGCGCGCACCCCCGGCGCAGAAGGAGCGCGCGGCGCCGAAGGAGCCCGGTGA